A genomic window from Indioceanicola profundi includes:
- a CDS encoding YihY/virulence factor BrkB family protein — protein sequence MERLLQVYRIVVKAASAWFEDGAMSMAAAIAFYTTFSLAPIVILVTAFAGIIFGEQAAQGAIADQIEELVGPAEAQTVQTLVASARSPGASTLAGIFGIGVLIIGATTVFGELQAALNRIWRVEPPNEALVTWLVKARLKGLALVGAIGFLLIVSLTISTALGALTTLAKTHLPEGAALFWMFDLVVSWFVFAVLFAAVFRVLPDTHIPWRDVALGAAITSLLFLIGKFLISLYLSTAGVASTYGAAGSFVVILLWVYYSASVFLFGAEVTRFYSEHLGSRTGRNTSARQAAAE from the coding sequence ATGGAGCGGCTGCTGCAGGTCTATCGGATCGTGGTGAAGGCCGCGAGCGCGTGGTTCGAGGATGGCGCCATGAGCATGGCCGCCGCGATCGCCTTCTATACGACCTTCTCCCTGGCCCCGATTGTCATCCTCGTGACCGCGTTCGCCGGCATCATTTTCGGTGAGCAGGCGGCGCAGGGCGCCATTGCCGATCAGATCGAGGAATTGGTCGGCCCGGCGGAGGCGCAGACGGTGCAGACGCTCGTCGCCAGCGCACGCAGCCCTGGGGCCAGCACGCTGGCCGGCATCTTCGGCATCGGCGTTCTGATCATCGGGGCCACCACGGTGTTCGGTGAGCTGCAGGCGGCACTGAACCGCATCTGGCGGGTAGAGCCGCCGAATGAGGCCCTCGTGACCTGGCTGGTCAAGGCGCGCCTGAAAGGCCTGGCTCTGGTCGGGGCCATCGGATTCCTGCTGATTGTCTCCTTGACCATCAGTACGGCGCTGGGCGCCCTCACCACCCTGGCCAAAACCCATCTTCCCGAGGGCGCAGCCCTGTTCTGGATGTTCGACCTCGTCGTGAGCTGGTTCGTCTTCGCCGTTCTTTTCGCTGCCGTCTTCCGCGTCCTGCCCGACACGCACATACCCTGGCGCGATGTAGCGCTTGGGGCGGCGATTACTTCGCTGCTGTTCCTGATCGGCAAGTTCCTGATCAGCCTGTATCTCAGCACGGCCGGGGTCGCCAGCACCTATGGGGCCGCGGGATCGTTCGTCGTCATCCTGCTCTGGGTCTATTATTCCGCGTCCGTGTTCCTGTTCGGGGCGGAGGTGACACGGTTCTATTCCGAGCATCTTGGCAGCCGCACCGGGAGGAACACATCCGCCCGGCAGGCAGCGGCGGAGTAG